The genomic window ttattatgttttattttactggtcggtcccacttgagctcatattgggttgaatgtggcccctgaactaaaatgagttcaccCGTTATAAACATCCAACTTCTCTTCATTAACTTCTCAATTTCAACTGCACTTTATTTCCCAAAAACTGTATATAGTGTGTCATCGATTTTATATAATTATGTTTTGGGGTAAAAGTGGGTTTGCCTGTTTAATCTAAAAATGTGCattaatgttgcaaataaatccCACAGAGACCTGAAATTCCACTGCACTTTATCACTGCAGTCatcagtttgttacagtttattaCATATTACATGTACATTTGCAGGCACTCAAGACACAGTTAAAAACTATATGAACATACATGAAAAATAATTTCAAGTGTTGAAAAATTGGATGGAAGATCATCATTTTAAAACTacattaatcaatattttttgcactgagcATCAAAGGTCTGTATTTAACATCATAGCTACCAAATTACAGTTATACATTGACCAACTCTGCAGCTCCATGAAGCAAATTTAGCAGGTCATCACCTCAGATTTACACATTTACCGTtcacaagtaaacaaacaaacaaacaaacaaaaaaagtctgaaaactGACACTACATACAcattcactaaaacaaagttgaAATGAAACATATCCAAAAGGTGATGCAAACCCAAAATGGGAAATAATTATCTGGTGTAAAGATTGCAACAGTTTCACATGTGTAGGTTCAGTATTTATTAACCCCCCTAAATCTAAAGACATGTAGATATTCACTCAGTCAATATACATTCAGTTTCATGAAATCCAACATGTCTTTAAATGAGTTATGTTGGTCACACTAACAAAGAAAATGTTGTCTCTCTGGCTCAAAGCATGATGAGTGCTGATATCAGACCTGCATTTTATAAGTGGCTTCAAACCCAACTCACAATAAATGTACTCCTATGTGGTACATGTGTAAACTGGCAACTATTCTAACCTGTAGAGTGGTCACGGTGCTTTTGAGCCTGCTAGTGTGAATGAAAGTCAATTAATGTAACTTTAAACAGCAGCAAAATGCTTCCTATTTGTGGATGCTACTCATTTATATGAATTATTAAGGCAGTGGTACAAGTTTTACACAGGATatgtcacacaaaaatggtgtgCACTGTTGATGCAAGCCTTGTGTGCTCAGTAAAACCTCTTCAGCAATGTGTGCAAATATCATCCACGGATGAAAAGACATTCCATGTACAAGATtcaggtatttatataaatacaaagaGTGAACACCTTATTGAACCAAAGACTGTATAGAGAGATGAAAGTGAAGCCCAAAACATTGTAATCTCCCCCTGTTGGCTGGCTGCAGTACATGTCTAAGCCCCGTCCCCCTGAATGTTAGTGGGCAACACGAAAAGgcaaaaatctgtatttttaggCAGCGTTCTGGTCACCATTTTTTCTGATCATACTGTTTAAAATAAGTTATTTGATAATGTAaaaatgtgcatttgttttttaatttgatcttgttaaaattgcaccataATGGATCTGCTGATGGTTCagggtagggctgggcgatatggaaaaaaatcatatcacaatattttttttgtcatatcagacgatatcaatatgtatcacgatataaatcaaatcattatTTTGGTCAAAGATGTCATTTCATCCCATCTGTACACGTCTGTACAGTGTCCCAGGTGAATCGGTACTAATGTTAGAAAGAACAGGAACATTAGCAGTTAGCACGGTAGTTTGCAATAagttatttattttctaaatattaatgtttttgggAAATGGAGGATAGTTTTAAGTTTCTTTTCACTTGACAATGTTGCTGTTCAATTCATCTTCATATCAAAATCTAACTTGAATCTAACTGAACTGACAGCTACCAACATGACCTTCAACACTTTGACATCTATATAGAATAAGGATACGCATGGACATAGTCTTTGACTTGTTTGCTGAGTCCAGGTAAACTTCTTGCACCTTCTTCTCCATATGTACGTATAAAAGCCCTCCTGCACATCTGCTTGAGGCGCTCTGGCCGATGTTTGCGATGCGGCACCGTCAACTTACAGGATGAGGACGTGTAATGACTGAGCAGAGCAAAGAGGGATTCAAAGGTCTTGTGGCTGCCGTAGAGACTGAAGTGTAGGTTGCTCAGCATGACACGGACACTAGTCGGCCCGTCACTGCTTTGGTAACTCAGAGTGAAGAGAACATCGGTTTGGCCGCTGTCTCTGCAGAAACACAACATGACATGGTCACAATGTGCATACTTGATTAACTATTTAAGCCTTTTAACTGGACATGCAGACAAAAAGAGGCCAGAATAGTAAGAAATTAGACTGAAACTGGTGGAATACCTAATGAGGAAGGTGCCCGGTGCTAAATTTGAGAGTATTTCATGTGCTTCGTCCATGGTTAGTGGTCCCCAGTAGTAACCACTGTACTGGAGCTGCTGATACGTATGTTTGACCAGTTTATACTCTTCTGGACTGCTGAATGTACGCAGATGTGTGGGCCAGTTCTCAGCCTCAGCTCCGGTCACCACCTACAACAGAAGAGGTATTTGTAAAGATGTTCCACTCATGCACATTCAGTACTATCCccataaccctaacactaacaaataattttctctatgtttgggcGTCTTCAGGCCAGTTTTAGGTCAACAGTGTTGGAAGTgtcgtgttacaaaagtaatgaattacagtaacagattactttttgctgtaacacagtagtgtaaggcattactaatcaattttcagtaatattttattcaGCATATGACAGTGCTTGCGttaaaacacacttttcacccataatttaattgcgcaagtgaaaaaaacaaaaaacaaagacagtgaGACCATAAGGAATCAAAAATATGGCAGGAgaataagtaaagtaagtaagtaagtaaattttatttatagagcacttttcacagacagtcacaaagtgctttatcaaatcaaaacaaaatcaaatcaaatttacagaaacccaacagaatcctccaggagcaaacactagagAGTTCTATTTTCtcttggtgttcagccaatgggtgaagatggcagaagacagtacattggcaACATAGATGCATGCTGAttactaaccctaatcctactttacagaagctagttagcatgatcctgtgatcagcaatgacaaaatAAGTGTCATGGGTTCTACTGCACACGCACTATTTATGACACAAGTCTctgtgtaactcaaaagtaatacaagagtcatgtaaagcattacaattctgagacagtaatattgtaaggtaaggaattacttttaaataacagtaacaagtaatctgtaatgtattacagtttggaagtaacatGCACAACACTGTAGGTCActgaaactgaaattttttaacacACTTTCTAAACTGTATATCCCAGTTCACACGTGGTCAACACCTTTAGTGCCACTTGTGCAGATGAACTTCAGCTCATTCTATATGTGAACAAACACATTTCAGCTAGTGGCCTTCAGGAAACACATAACTAGCTGTATTTAAACAAGGCTTATGCTGTCAGGGgccaacagcaagggtatatccctgaaatcccccaatcctctgctatataattaagcaaataaaaaacacaatgtacaaaagataccaacttaattttggatgattgatatgaaccaaatttgagcttAATCGGCCTACtatatcagggattaaagttctccgtcaccccgacggatttccgtcaaatggaaaaattgaggggggaaaaaagtcatattgaagtaacttccccacgtgtttcacggagtccagtcggcaccacgATCctgtctgcaggtgtttaacacaggcacgccacgcacagggcgctgacaggtttaacagtgatgataataagatgacttctttatttttatgtcgggaggagagattgataactatttatctttggaaggaaacgctgctcattatgtgcctcagaaacagatggacaagttcagctttaccgaagttcagcctccaggctaactttagtttagtgccaacaagtagctttcattatgaaagaaccacagcgaaaaggtaaAAAGACAGAACTGAtgtacatgtaccttcatgtttgggttcatagctgatctcctcttgccggtatatgactagtgtgtgtgtttgtgtatatatgtccTCCGGATGCGTGCAGCTCTGCacaatttcttccaatcaaaagcgAACACgatattggggggtgggggggtggggggtgggggttgtggacgcaggtttgatgacgtacagattattttggctagcatatacgacatcatggacacatttgtagaggaaggtgctgaagtggtaactattgagagatgcgtgaaaaatagatggaggtgggcatggcttgatgagaagggagatgaTGGAACTCCagttagatcatggtgcaaaaaaatgaagcagcctggtgcgtgcatgtgcggagtttgccacaagaaaattctgtatggttccaatggtaaaaaagtcctgatccgccatcaatctgagaagctgaagattagttggttagggttacatttacacagacattttccccaaaattcatgtgctgttggagttatgttttaggagttcctaaattgttaaataaacagtttttcactcattttttgcagtaaggttttcttctagttattattttcacttgcttcaaaggttttcataccctttaaaattaaccagagagcaccaaaattgacctgaagctttaaaaattttctgggggaggacccccagaccccccaccaataccactcatgacattttttctatctgtgttactaatcttctacacctgtacactctcccattcagtgtgtcttacagtattgccaaatttgactatataaacttgtacgctatagtagtattgtattgcatcatttttaatggtggccaatgattttgaccagaagaaaattttcagtcagatgaaaattttttgctttaatccctgtactatatctattaataatgtccaaaaaccTGATTTTAATAGGGTTCCTCCTCTAGGGGTTACCTATGTTGGTGTTAAAGAAGGATAGTTATCACATTCACACAAAGGATATCCggcctgaataatgtcagaaaattagTTGTTGAATAATGTCAGGAAAGACATTAGACATTTGTTGGACGATTaatatgaaccaagtttgagcttgattggctgactatttccttaataatgtccaaaaaaacccccagatttttcaacagaagctcccccaaccatttggaaaaaacacaccacctggtgtcaaaatatgacctCATGTAAACTTAAGGCAGTGGCACGAAGAAagataatgggctctatgcacagccccagtactttctgaacttaaggcagctccttcatttcctgtttttcataatTGGACACAccaattaatccaggtgtgtctgctacgtcttgttaccaaggaggttatgtttttgccagggtttgtttgtctgtttgtttgtttgtttgtttgtttgtttgtttgtttgtttgtttgtttgtttgtttgtctgtctgttagtgtgcaacataactcaaaaagttatggacagatttggattaaattttcagggtttgttggaaatggggtaaggaagaaatgattaaattttggtggtgatcgggggtgggagggcccacagggggcgccactgatcagccttggcggaggtctgcgctctccgagtgcttctagtttggactactgtggtcagacacacctggattaatcagtgtccaatgatgaaaaacaggaaataaaggacctgcctgaagttcaggaggtagtggggctgtgcatagagctcattgttagactagaagcactcggagagcgcagacctccgccaaagctgatCAGATATCCCCAAAATGGAGTTTCGGGATATAATAAAATGACCGGCTACATGTTTTAGTCTATAATATGACTTGTATCAACACTCCTTAAATCACAATGGTTAATTTTTAGAAAAAAGCCGACAAAATGTTCACCCCAAACTACTTTAtatataatattcattcatttcttgATTCTCTTTCAAACTAAAAGCAAAGTGCTATCAAACTTTACCTCCAAAGTGAAACAACAAACATTCCAAGTTTAAAAATAAACAGAAGTGATAAGCAAAGCGATTTTGAAATGCAAGTAGCATGAAGGCTTTAGTGCAGATAAGTTCCAGTGATGAACAACAAGTATGAGCAAATCCCTTACTTATTGTAAACAATTTCAACCTTTTCAAAATGACAACGTATGTTTAGTTAGTCACACTCCAGCAATAATGTAAGTCACTTACTTAAAACTGTTACTTAATGAACTATTTTGTAAACCACTACACTCTATTTGAAGGCAGATaaaggttggttttttttttaatataatttcttCAGTTGAAGTGCATTATAGAATATTGTCAGTGTTTCCTAAATTCTTAACCCTAGATtctacaactatttttgttttatggttttcaaatgaattttccccACATCTAACCTTTATTTATCACTTTAACCTCTCTAGTGTTCAGTGAAAAGCAagaatttttctatatttttcaaTTTGCAGACTATGttgataaaaattcataaaagctctgagtaaattcaaaggtttatagtcataaactgaacataaaaatagagTACTGTTGTTTGTCAAACTGCATaggtgttactggtgaatcaaatgttggcgtttccacattcattacggagcctctgaacatccaaatggaccATATCTGATGATgctaaaaagctaaaaaaaaaaaagaaaccccaaagaaacagcattttacttaatcatttacatgcattgataggattagtggttcagaagcctttcaacagtttagatcagtagatgcctgtGGTCACTCATGGCTGTTTAAATATCAAAGGGTTCATAACAGGGTTCAAatctattatatttatttattaggctAAAACTCTCCGATTCAGGCAGTAGAGATTCCATTCATATCattcattaaaataaatatttgacaAAGACAGACttcctgtaacattaaaaatgTACTTTAAACTTATGTGAGTTGTTCCCTTCATTAATAATCAACTGGTCTCAACTTTGagaaagaattagaaacagaaacTAAACAATGGAGCCAGTTATTGGTCTGGCAATTGGATGCTTGTGatgaataaatgtataaataaatattatatactaTAAAAATCATTACTAATTATTAAGGCATGACTAATCAACTGAAACTGGCTCCATTATTCAACTTTAAACAATAATTAAAACATCCATTCCTATTAAAGACCTACAGTTTGTTATAGGTAATGGTTCAAAAACACTGGAGCAaatattgttttatttctaaCAGACTAAACTCTAAACTTTACATCACTGAGGTGGACTTTTAGGTATTTACAGTAACTTATCACCAGAGATACACACTGGACTAGAGCAGACTTTATAAAAACAGAAGTGAATAGAGTGTTTGCAGTTGTGGTTGAAGTGAGAAAAAATGTCTGCTGCAAACCAAAACCATGCAAAATGTcacaaacagttttttttattcctctaaaTAAAAAATGAGTATCATGACAAATCAATATGTAACATGATGACTAACCatcagccttgagcatggaattGATTAGACTCGTTGCCAAAATGGTAAGAATGGGTAACATCCTTCTTTAGAGTCAACAGATTTTTATTTTGGGAGCTCGGGAGGTTTACATTTTACTTCATAGAGACACGGAACAAATGTTTATGACATGGTTTCTGCAAGAGTGctgaatatgttaaaaaaaagaaaaggtttaAAATGTTTACTGGATATCAGTAGTTTTAAATGTGATCCATTAATTtcttatttcttgtttttttttttttaattattattattattttagtttaggtGGACGGCATGAGCTAACAATTAAATCACAATTAATCAACTTTAAGTGGGTTCATTATTCAGCCTCAAAAAGTCATTAACACATCCATCCCTCTCACAGATCTACAGTTTGATACAGATAGTGCTGCCATAATATTGCAGCAAGTATATCACAAGCATAATGCAccttaaataaaatatttaacccataaagacccagtgtgacatttgtgtcagttcccaaataaatttttctctctattcaactttTCCTaaatgatatatcaccattttattataatattatcctctgcattttgcatttttgcagtgaaaatcatctattttcctatatttaattcactgatcatgcaggtgttcattaaagatcagattaaagttgagggttattacatcaaaaacagaaagaattgaagaaaaagtgactttttcagcaaaatacatcattaactgaacacaaacccagtgtctccaaccactgtcattgaaccaactccatgggttttactgatgaatcaattttgttgaagatgacagtgtttccacattccatacggagcctctgaatgtccaaatgggtcatatctgatgaccatgaaaagatgaataactgtattttacaccaattatttaaatggattgataggattaatggatgaacagttattaaacagtttagctcagtagataatttggtctccggtggatgtttgggtctttatgggttaaatatgagcAAAATGCCACAACTGTTTGGGGGATGTAGCTCTGTCAAAGTTAAATGAAAATGtatacatgcacactaatactcccatcattatatgatttctggagttgtcaaaTTACCCAAATGACCACGTAAAAAGGACAATCTGATAGGATTTATCCgatggcagtaatctgattatgtgaAATCAGATTACCCCTTCCCAATACTCCAATGCCTTCCCACATGTTTACAGGTTAATCGGAtgtatttagttcttttacacctgtgcatgtgtaaacacaagtAAAAATTGTAGAGAACataagttacatagtcaaacatgagcggaAGACAAGAGGAAGTTTGAGTCGTCCAAACCAGGGTTTTCGATTGTCATTTTTTCATAAGTGCATATAAATGCATTAGATTTGATTACTACAATTATCCAATTACTCCCAGTTAATGAGACTTTTATGGTcacgtaaacaggctcactgatacAAAAGCTGAGCTGCAAAACACAATTGGACTTAAATCAAGTATGATGCAATGAGCTATTCTTAACTCGGTATCACACACAACTGTGCAAACTCACTGAAGCCAAATGTTGGGACACGACCTGAACTCCTTCTGTTCATTATAATTTCACAGCCGTGCCACACATCACACAACACCTGCAGGTTACAGTTGATTtaccaaacacttttttcttGTCTATCACTTTTTGTAGAGTGTTCCATCTATAACTTAATCTAAGACTGTTCATGCTGAAAAATCACTGTAGACTCCATGAATACAACATTCACTgaatcaaagacaaaaactaaactgTGATGACAGCAGCTGAAACTTGTTGAATTAtatgtttttttcctccataaaGGCAACATTTACAACATCCGTTTGAGATTAAGCTGTAACACATCAAATACATCAAACAGAAACAGGTCAATATGGGCCACGACCAACAATGAACATCATCTTATTTGCCTACAAAATATTAAATTCCCATTTCTACACATTAGTAATCACATTTAACCTGGTGTAATGATTTGATACTGAGTCCAagttatactttatctatcaagaataaatccaaTGGTCCCAATTATTTCATGAGAGGaggttaaaaatatttttatcactaactttatgggcaacagtgtatataaaAGTAATATAGTCTCTTGAAATGCATTTTGTCTTCTGCAGAGGATAAGGAACCCCTCTGTTGAGGgacattcctttaaaaaaaaaaaaagaaaaaaaaggatgtgaaaaaaatgttgcatcgtGCTGTTTCCAATCATGACATCAAAACattaataattaatataaaaaagcGAAAATTTAATCTCTGGTAGAGTTTCATACCGTCTTCAACAAacaattattgtagataattAATTTATCAAGACAggagtagttgtttgtttacctgctttactagtttcagctacttcctgttgcCTTGGCCAAATCAGAAGCCAGAGATACGGAAACACTTGCCAAAGACAATGAACAGGGATGATGGTGCGTACACCTTATCACACACCTGGGTACTGGAGAAGACGGCAGACGGCCGGGGGCATACACCCTCCCTTTTGTCTGACCAACCCTCCTGATACGGCTACGTTCAGGCTGCAGGTGAATgcggcccaaatctgattttccCCCCTATGTGACTCAGGTCAGATTCTTTCATGACAGTGAGAACAGCACAAGTCACATGGAATCTGatcttttcaaatcagatttggcCCACTTTCAAATGTGGTACTGAAtcggatacatatcagatttttttttaatgtgaccacaatctgaacagccaggtcgcatttatccaacctttcaTGTTACTTCTGTCATTGACACAGCAAACGTAGAGGCCCGGAGGTACGTTATTTTGAGTTTCCGTctagtttaatgcatttacaaatCCCATACACACGTAAACACTGCACTATCCACGGGCTAACCTTTAGcaccacagtgttttcagtcatcAGACTTGTAGATCACCAAACCTCGTTCCCAGCCACAGCAAAACTGTTCATGGCTGTCAGTGGACTTGAGGCTGTGGAATTCTTCCACTGTGTAGCAGCTTATGCCCAAAACAAGATAGTTAACTAACAGCATGTAGGTACAGGAGGGCAGGGACCAGTCGGACATACGCCGGTGAACACCAGTAGCTTGTAGGGTCTACATCCTTCATGTCTCTGATCTTCTCCAAATACCTTTGCTTAGCAGTCATGCTCAGGTTCTCTCTACAGGGACCCCTTGCTTTCGCCACCATGTTatccatttttaaaaatcttaaatCTTGATTTATACGGCTCTTTCCTGCATGTTGTAACTATGTTGTTGCCCATAGCAACCGatagcttgtaagttcaaaatggtATATGTcacatgtagggatgtaacgatatgaaaatttcatatcatggttattgtgaccaaaaatatcacggttatcattattattgcagtattattgaaattgggctcaaaatgttcaaaaagtactaatacacacactgaaataatttaaccaagttatattaaaaataaataaatacagaaagaaagaaaaaaaaaataaaacaataggcacaatgtactttctgttggcagaaacattcaaatattaaccctgagtggtctgagcctattttatccgtttttcagtccttttgattttgcctttatatactatataaacaaatgtttactatacccatgtttggtgtcttttttcagcacaatttcatctacatcatctgtctattatttttttcactgtaacctactatatcaacacaaaaggcccgaaaacacaaaaaaatctaaaatccgatttgaaaaatgtatataatttattgcataaataacacacagatgcttaacgaaccttttcaaagactaaaagtgaatatttgttccaaatattaggtatataaaattaaaattgtaagaaattaaaactatactcaaatatttgacataaaagcagatctttacattgggttttttcccctaaaagtgcagtaatcaaacacgattctcatgataattagaatttaaacagtaatactaaccgtctgcaattttaccgtggtttatcgttataccggtaattgttgcATCGCTAGTCACATGATATACCATATTTCCTCATTCCTAATTATGTCCAAGCCTCTTTTGCACatacgggtcacttcagggtcgcattcagtttatACTCAAGAATTATAGAagtggcatttaatgtgtaatatgaacgagcacacaaaaaaaatcggatttcatcaAAAAATCAGAATTGTACATTAAGGTCTGCTgcctgaatgtagcctaagacatgtcacagcaacatcattgtgacgcttctgacaaaggctacacgaagtagctgaaactagtaaagcaggtaaacaactacccctgtcttgataaatgaattatgtacaataaaaacttttactttcccaggtctcaggaggatacagtGAACTTTGctaataataaccaataaataaataagataaaaaagcTTTGGAAGACCCACACTCACATATTAAAAGTAATGCTACAGTAGTAAAATGGACAAATCAATCGAAATATCATCATTATTTTCTTCCAACTTTATAGGTAAGAGCGTAGAAAGGTCACACAAATCAGCTGCTTCAACTGTTTTGCCTACAAGCACTTATTTGCAAAGGTGAACACAGTGCTTGTAAGATTATCCGTCTTCATTTATGCCTTTATCTGATCCAACCCCTGCCTGTAAAGAGGAGCCTGTGTGTGGAGGTGACGTACCTGTGGCCAGGGTTGTGCTTCCTCCTCTGGGTTTTCTCGTACCAGGACTTTGTGCCACTGCAGCAGATCCAGCTGCCTCTCCGTGGGCTCGTCGCTCTCCGGCTGCTCGGCTTGTTCAGGTCTGGATCTTTCACGAGGATTCTGACTCTGGTCCTGCGTCTCTGTTGCGGTGTTGTTTTTCTCGCTCAGTGCATCAAATTTGTCTCTGACCATCCTACAACGGACCATCCTTAACTTCACCACCTGATGCTCCAGTTCCTCCTCCTCTCAACCACAGACTCTCCATTATGTTTTCACTTCTggatgtttatctgctgctcaGGCCACTGCAACACTCCATGCCCATGACAAAACTTCAGCCAAGATTCAACATTACTGCAAGACTGGATCTGTCGTCAGGAGACTGAAACGAAAAGATGAACGAAACTTTAACACAatgccttaaccctttatcaggcaagtgactatttttggtcatttccacatacactaCAAGGCAGTGACAGCAATAgttacagtgaagacagtgagtcaacaacctcaggtccaatgtggtctacagggtttgtAAGGCCCACCTCTgcagtggacctgctttgttaggtaccatgaagtaatggtactaatgtaaggaatgatgttcaaagggagaatgtggatgtggacaagggtctggatcagcacttacattGTGAAAAAAAGTGatgctctaatgttctaaaagacatgtttctttcaccttacatgtgtttttcttgtattttttatatgtttttttgttttcatctgggtttttttgtctgtctgttagcaagataaatcaaatcaaagtttatttatatggcgctgtacaacaacataacaaagcccaaagtgctttacatctaaaagcatgattaaattataggattaaaaaaaacaaacaaacaggttaatcaagtaccataaatatgcataaaacaacaggatactacacacattgataaaagagaccacagattcaaacctCATAGGGTCATTAaagccagataactcaaaaagttatggatggattttgatgaaattttcaggaaatgttgatactggcacaaggaattaatgattaaactttggtggtgattgaggagggggggtgatctgccttggtggaggtctgcgctctctaagtgcttttctatttttttttttttttttttttttttttgttaccattTAAGGGAAAGAAACCAAacacggtaacttcattgaccttgattttcaacatattAAAAATTTGtgtaataaagtaataaagtcttgttatgtccttcaataaTACGCTAAAGTTGGAATATGGaaattcagagtatttctatgagtg from Sphaeramia orbicularis chromosome 1, fSphaOr1.1, whole genome shotgun sequence includes these protein-coding regions:
- the LOC115417156 gene encoding suppressor of cytokine signaling 1-like — translated: MVRCRMVRDKFDALSEKNNTATETQDQSQNPRERSRPEQAEQPESDEPTERQLDLLQWHKVLVRENPEEEAQPWPQVVTGAEAENWPTHLRTFSSPEEYKLVKHTYQQLQYSGYYWGPLTMDEAHEILSNLAPGTFLIRDSGQTDVLFTLSYQSSDGPTSVRVMLSNLHFSLYGSHKTFESLFALLSHYTSSSCKLTVPHRKHRPERLKQMCRRAFIRTYGEEGARSLPGLSKQVKDYVHAYPYSI